TTCGAGGCGATGAACAGCCCGATCACGTACACGGGATACTACCTGCCCCCGCGAGAGGGGCGAAACACTCGCGAGTGGTACTTTCCGGACGACGACACCGTCTTCAGCGGCGACCTCCTCTTCTGGGACCTCCACAGCTCGGACGTCGGCGGCCCAGGACTACTCGGGAAACTCGACTTCGCCGCGCGCGCGAACGTCCCGAGCGGGTTCCAGCTGAAGACCCACTACCACTCGAGTGCGATCGGCTCCGAAAGTATCGACTTTCACTCCGGGCTCCGATTCGGCCCCTACAACTACGATCTGGCTTACGAGTTCTACGCGGACGGGACGTTCACGCCGATCTTCCGGCGAACCGGCCCGGGTTTCCTCACGAAGTTCACCCAAAAAGTGGACGAGAACGCCGAGACCTACGGCGAGGGCGGTTCCTACGAGGAGCCCGTCGTCCAGCATTACGTCTCGACCCAGGCGATCGACGTGACGCCCGGCACCGAGGACGGAGTCGCGGTGGAACTGTTCGACGGCGACGAGTGGACGGCACCGGAAACGGAGTTCTACCTCGAGGGCGAGCTGGGGATGATCGCCCGATTCAGCAACCCCGACGGGTCGGAGACGATCGATATCCCCCTCCGTGACGACCTCGAGATCGTGGTGGTTCGACGGGACGAGTCGGAGATCGGGCCGGGAGAGTATCCGGCCCATCGGCTTTCTGATGCGGAGGCCGATCTCTATCACCCGGCCCAGTACGTCGACGACCAGCCCATTCAGGGCGAACGCGTCGTCGTCTGGCTGCTCATGATCGGGGCGATCGATCAGGCGCCGTATCCGTCGGGGCTGACGAACTTCGTCACGACAGCGCGGCTGACGCTCTCGGGGTACTGACGACGGATGGGACCGCCGTCGCCACCCGTCGATCGACCGGACGCGACGACGACGGAAGGCCGGTCGCGACGAGCGATTCTGCGCGCGGCGGTTGCGACCGGCGGAGCCGCCGCGCTCGCCGCCTGTCTTAACGATGACCCGATGGTGGATGCCCCCTCGGGCATCGGGGACCCCGGCTCGCTCCCGGATCGCCAGCACGCCTGGAACGACGTGCTGGCGGAGGACCGGGACGGCAACGTCAGCCCCCCGGAACACCACGTCTTCTTGCGACTGGCGCTGTCGACGGAGCCGACTGACGCGGCCCGCGACACCGTGACGACGGCGCTCGAGGAGGTCGAACGCGCGATCGAATGGAGCCCGGAGGGAATCCTCTTCACGCTCGGGTACACGCCCGCGTACTTCGGTCGCTTCGACGCGCCACTCGACGACGCCGTCGATCTCCCTGAACCGGATCCGATCGCCGTCCTCGCGGCCGAGAGCGACGTCAGCATCGATACGAACGACGCGCTCTTGCACCTCGCGAGCGACGACGCCGCCACGGTGCTCGCTGTCGAAAACGCCCTGTTCAGCGACCGCGATCGACTCAACGGGCGGTCGATGTCGGTATCACTCGAGGGAGTCTTCGAGCGGACGGGTCGTCGGACGGGGTTCGTCGGACCGGGCCTGCCGGCCGACCGACAGCGCGGGCTCGAGGGCATTCCGGACGGCGAGCCGGTGCCCGAGGAGGCGCCGTTCTTCGTGGGGTTTCGGTCAGGGTTTCGATCGAGTCAGGCGACCGAAGATCGGGTGACGATTCGAGAAGGCGCCTTCGCCGGCGGATCGACGCAACACGTCGAGACGCTCGACCTCGACCTCGACGTCTGGTTCGACGCGAACGACCACGACGAACGCGTCGCGCGCCTGTTCAGCCCCGATCACGCCGAGCGAGAAGCCGTCGGCGAGTACGGCGAGCGCCTCGGAACCGACACCGACGTCGCAGCGGTCGCAGATGCCGTCCACGACCATGCCAGCGAGCGAGGTATCGTCGGACACGCCCAGAAGCTCGCTCGAGCGCGCGAAGACGGGGATCCGGTGTTGCTCCGTCGCGACGTGAACACGACCGACGGCGACGTGTGTGGCCTCCACTTTGTCTCGCTCCAGCGAGAACTGAGCGAGTTCACCCGGGTGAGAGAAGCGATGACTGGCGACGAATTTCGACGACACGGCGTCGGCCCGCGCCAGGGGAACGGCATCCTTCGGTATATCCGCTTGCGGCGCTGGGGCGACTATCTCGTGCCGCCCCGGTCGATTCGTGCGCTTCCGACGCCGGCTCCTGAGACGTGAATCGTCGACGGAGAGTGACCGAGCGTCCGCCGCTCGAGGAGCCGGTCCCCGGCGCGGAGGGCGAGCCGGTCACTCCCCGCGCTCGAGCTGGTCGCCGCCGAACTCGTCGTCGCTCTGGATGCGCGAGGCCTGCGGGCCGGCCTGATCCTGGTACTTCGAGCCGCGGTCGCTGCCGTAGGGTCGCTCGGCCTCCGTTTTGAGCTCCGTAAACGTCAGCTGCGAGATCCGCATGCCCGGCGTAAGCGCGACCGGAGCCGAACCGAGATTCGAAAGCTCGAGCGTGATCTGGCCCCGGTAGCCGGGGTCGCAGAGCCCGGCCGTCGCGTGAACGACGACCGCAAGCCGGCCGAGCGACGACCGCCCTTCGACGTGGGCGATCAGGTCCGCCGGAATCTCGACGCGCTCGTGGGTGGTTCCCAGCACGAAATCGCCGGGATGGAGGATGAAGTCGTCGCCGTCGTCGACGACCGTTTCGCTCACGTACTCGTCGACTTCGTTCTCCGAGTTCGGATGGATACAGGGGATGTTCGTCCGCTGGAACTCGAGGAACTCCCGGCCGAGACGGAGGTCGACGCTCGCCGGCTGAATCTGTAGTTCGGGGTCGTCGAGCGGGTCGACGACGAGGTCACCGTCCTCGAGGCGTCGCAGGATGTCCGCGTCGGAGAGGATCATACGCGAGCAATCGAACGGCGGGGTGTAAACGATTCGGGTTCAGACCGACGACCGGCAACTCAGGCTACCGACGGGAGAATCGGGACGAGCAACAGCCCCGCACAGATCGCCGCCGCGAGCAGGGCGGTCGCCGTCGCAGTCGATCGATCGAGGTCGAAGTCGGCCTGAAGTCCGCCCCGCCAGATGTAGGCGGCCCAGCCGCAGGCGAGCAGCGTGAGCGGAACGAACAGCCAGATATCGGTTCCGGCGGGACTCCCCGTCGAATCGGCCTCGAGCAGGACGAGCGCGTAGAGGAGGAGATTCGAGACCACCTGTCCGGCCAGCAACGGGACGAGTCCCCAGGCCGCGAGAGTCAGCGCGTCGGCCGGCTCGCCCGAAGCGCCGATCACGTATCCGAGTCCGTAGAGGACGACCGTCGGAACCACCCAGTAGAGCAACGTCGCCTCGAGGGTTTGCAGCACGAACGACACCGTCACGGGAGCGAGGTCGAAATCGCCGGTGACTCGCCAGAGGATCGCGACGGCGACGGAGCCGAGCCAGTACGCAAGCGCGAGTCCTACTGCTCGCTGCAGGGAGAACGCGTCCGTTCGGTTGAAGTACTCGCTGGGGGCAACGAGTGGCGTGTCCAACATATTTCAGACGAAACAGACAGGTAGTAAAACAGTTCGGGTTCGCGCTATCGCTTTCGCCGCGGCTATAGGGACCGACGTTCTCGGATCGAGCATGAAACAGGCCATCGTCGCCCGCACCGACATCGGAATGGGACAGGGAAAGCTCGCCGCGCAGGTCGCTCACGCGTCGCTGTCGGCCTTCGAGAAGGCGGACAGCCAGCTCCAGAACCAGTGGAAACAGAGCGGCCAGAAGAAGGTCGTCCTGAAAGGCGAGAGCGAACGGCAACTGCACGAACTCGCCGCGATCGCCGACAGCGAGGGGATTCCGAACGCGATCGTCAGAGACGCGGGTCACACCCAACTCGAGCCCGGAACCGTCACCACGCTGGCCGTCGGCCCGGCGGCGGACGACCGCGTCGACAGCGTCACCGGCGAACTCTCGCTGTTCTGAGTTCCGCTGAAGCGACGACGGAGAGCGCGGCCTCGAGGCTCAGTCGCACCGGTTTCGTCGCCATTCCGCCCGCGAAATGCTGTAGCGGATGGAATCGCGGGGCTCGCCGTCGATGATGATGTCGTTCCGAATCCGGCCTTCCTTCTGCCCGCCGAAGCGGTCGACGTACGCCTCGATGGCCCGCCGTGAGGAGTCGTTCTCGGGGTCGTGCGTGACCGCGACGACCTCGAGATCGAGTCGATCGAACGCGAGCTCGAGGAGCCGTCCCGCCCGTTCGCCCGAATAGCCGCGTCCCCAGAACGGCTTTCGAAGCCAGACGCCGAGGATCGCCAGGCGTCGCTCCCAGTCCGGATCGAGGCCGGCGAGCCCGGCCAGTTCCCCCGCGCGCTCGCCCTCCTTCGGACGGATCACGTAGGTCGCGGTCTCGCCAGCTTCGAACTGGTCGCCACACTGTTCGACCCAGTCGAACGCCTTCTTCGGCTGGGTGTAGGGCTCCCAGGTGACGTACCGCGTTATCTCCTCGATGTCCGGCGCGCCGACGCGGACGTGCTCGTACAACTCGAACGCGTCGATACCGTCGGGGTGCAGTCGCTCGTACCGGAGCCGTTCGCTCTCCATCTCGGCGGGAAATAGCGACATAGTACGAACAGCCGGATACTCGTAGAAAAACGTATCTTTCGCGACCGACCTGGCGCAAACTGAGTGGGGAACCCGTCCGGTTCCGTCGAGATCAATAGATACTTATCTATCCGACAACATATTTCCGGTTACAATGTCAGTCCTCTCGACAGAAGACGAAGGGAAGTTCCTGATGGACGTCAGGGGCGAACAGATCGGTATCGTCACGGAGATCGATCCCATCGAACAGGTCGCCTTCGTCGATCCCGAGCCCAGTCTCACGAACGCGTGGATCCAGAGTCTCGGGCGCGGCGACGCCGGCGAGGACGACCTCGAGATTCCGAGCGAAAACATCGAAACGATCACCGACTCGGAGGTCCGCGTCGACGCGGACCTGAGTAGCGAAACGTAACGCCGCGTCCGTCGCACGCGATGGCCGTCCGCGGACCGGTCCCCGAGACCGACACTCTTTCGTAGCCGTCGGGTGGATTCCGTCAGTTCAGTATAGTAATAACTGAAAGTCAATGCACGCCCCATCGCGTAGCCGTCATGCGATGGGGTGTAAATCGTTTCAGTTGTTACTATAGCCAGAGCGCCGCGCCGAGGAGGAGTACCAGTACGACCGTCGCGCCGATCCGGGCCGTTCGTTGCTCGAGCGGGCCGTCGATGCTCGCGAGCGCCACAAGAAAAACCGGGACGAGTCCCATCCCGAGCAGGAATGCCGGACTGGGCCACTCGCCCGTCACGAGCGAGACGAGACCGATTCCGATAGCCAGCCCGAGCGCCATCTGGAGCGCCCGACGAGCGTCCACGCGATCCATACGGCTCCTTCGGCGGACCTGTCAATAACGTGTTCGGTATCTGGACTCGATATCGGTGCTTTGTATCAGCAGTCGGTATCGGCACTGAGTATCGGTACTTGAGAATTCGAGTCGGAGCGACTCCGACACGGGAGAGTCGCGTGATCGCGGGACGACGATGCTCAGTCAGCGACGGACTGCGCTCCGGTCGGACCGTGTTGTGAAACCAGGTGACCGGCGACTTCGCGATGCGTGTGGCTCCCGACGAGATGATCGTCGAGGCTGCGGTCGAGGGCCAGCGTCTCCTGACAGATCGGACACGTGGTCGGCAGTTGGAATGTCACGTTCCACGAGTCGGTCCCTGCGGACAAACCGAAACAGCCTGCATACGCTCGCCCGTTGGGTTCGATTCGACCCCTCGTCGTCAGCGTCGCTGCGAGAACGAACCGATTTATCCCCCGCAGCCGAAGCACCGCCAATCAGCATGCGCCCCGCCCATCCTACAGAGCAGGCCGTCGGTATGGCACACTACGTCAGCGACGCCGACGGCGTCGGCGGCCACCTGCGCGAGGACGACGAGCACTTCCGGGTGCGCGAACTCGAGCGCTTTTCGACCGAGCCGATCGACGCGCCCACGGACGCCTACCCCCATCTCGTCTTTCGGGCGACGCTCTCGGGGTGGGATACCAACGACTTCGCGTCCCGGCTCTCGAACGCGCTCGAGATGTCTCGAGAGCGGGTCAACTGGGCCGGCACGAAGGACAAGTACGCGGTGACGACGCAGCTGTTCTCGGTCTACGGCGTCGACCCCGAAGACCTGCCGGACGTCGACGGTGCGGAGGTGGAGGTGGTCGGACGGGCGGGCCGATCCCTCGAGTTCGGCGACCTCGCGGGCAACGCGTTCGAACTCGTCGTCAGCGATCTCGGCCGGCCGGAAAACGCAGCGGCGATCGCGGCGGAACTGCACGCGTTCGGCGGCCTCGAGTCGGCGAGCTCCGACGACGAAACTTCGGTCTCGGTCGGCGTCCCCAACTTCTTCGGCCAGCAGCGCTTCGGCAGCCGTCGGCCGGTGACGCACGAGGTGGGCCTCGAGATCGCCCGCAGAGACTGGGAGGGAGCCGTGATGGCCTACCTCGGCAATCCCACCGATGCGGAACCCGAGGGTACGCAGGCGGCCAGAGCGTTCGTTCAGGAAACCCGCGACTGGCAGGAAGCCCTCGAGCGCTTCCCCAACCGCCTGCGCTACGAGCGTTCGATGCTCCACGGCGTCGTGGAGTGCGACGGCGAGCCCGGTCCCAAGGACTTCAGGGCCGCCCTCGAGCGCGTCCCCTCGAACCTCCAGCGGCTGTTCGTCCACGCCGCCCAGTCCTACGCGTTCAACCTGATGCTCAGCGAGCGTCTCGAGCGCGGCCTGCCGTTCGACCGCCCCGTCGAGGGTGACGTCGCCTGTTTCGCCGACACCGACGCCCCCGAGGGTCTCGAGTTGCCCGACACCGATCGCCTCCAGCGGGTCGACGAGCGCCGCGTGTCGTCGGTGACGCGCCACTGCGAGCGCGGCCGGGCGTTCGTCACCGCCCCGCTGGTCGGCACCGAGACCGAACTCGCCGACGGCGAGCAGGGCGAGATCGAACACGCCGTCCTCGACGACCTCGGCCTCGAGCCCGCGGACTTCGACCTTCCCGGGGAGTTCCACTCGACCGGCACCCGGCGGGCGATCCTGGTTCGGACGCCCCTCGAGTACGAGACCGACCCGCTCACGCTCTCCTTTGCGCTGCCGAAGGGATCGTACGCGACGGTCGTCCTGCGGGAGTTCCTGAAGGTCGATCCGGTCGATCTGGGCTGAGGTCACGGCATCGATCGCTCGTCACCGGCGCTGGCGGCAGATTCATGTCGCCACGGCGAATGGTTTCGAGACAGCTGTCGGCAAGCCGCGGCGAGCCGGCGCAGGTGCTCACACGATCATGATCGGACCGAATCAGGATTCCGAACTCGTCGACTGGCGGAAAACCACCGTCGACGGGCGGACGGTGTACGAACTCGAGTACGACGGCCCCGTTTCGGAGCCGACCGGCCAGCCGCGAACGCTGTTCGGCGCGAGCAGTGGCGGCACGGTCCCCGCCGGCGAGCAGCGCGTTCGCTTACCGGACGGTGAGCAGATTCCGGCGACCGAAGCGACGTTCGAGGCCGAGGGGTCGACGCTCCGAATCCGCCGCGAAGAGTCGTCGGCGCTGGACCGGTTCTTGCGATACCTTCCCTGGTGGACTCGAGCGTGAGCGATGGCGTCGAACGGGACGAGCGCTCGCGCGAGGCGAATGCGGTTCCCTGCCGACCTCAGTCGAGATAATCCCGGAGCACCGCACCGAAGCCGGCGGCAGCGATACAGAGCGAGAGGAGGCCGCCGATCCCGGTCAGCGCGAGCGCGCC
The genomic region above belongs to Natronorubrum halophilum and contains:
- a CDS encoding DUF7405 family protein; this encodes MGPPSPPVDRPDATTTEGRSRRAILRAAVATGGAAALAACLNDDPMVDAPSGIGDPGSLPDRQHAWNDVLAEDRDGNVSPPEHHVFLRLALSTEPTDAARDTVTTALEEVERAIEWSPEGILFTLGYTPAYFGRFDAPLDDAVDLPEPDPIAVLAAESDVSIDTNDALLHLASDDAATVLAVENALFSDRDRLNGRSMSVSLEGVFERTGRRTGFVGPGLPADRQRGLEGIPDGEPVPEEAPFFVGFRSGFRSSQATEDRVTIREGAFAGGSTQHVETLDLDLDVWFDANDHDERVARLFSPDHAEREAVGEYGERLGTDTDVAAVADAVHDHASERGIVGHAQKLARAREDGDPVLLRRDVNTTDGDVCGLHFVSLQRELSEFTRVREAMTGDEFRRHGVGPRQGNGILRYIRLRRWGDYLVPPRSIRALPTPAPET
- the dcd gene encoding dCTP deaminase, giving the protein MILSDADILRRLEDGDLVVDPLDDPELQIQPASVDLRLGREFLEFQRTNIPCIHPNSENEVDEYVSETVVDDGDDFILHPGDFVLGTTHERVEIPADLIAHVEGRSSLGRLAVVVHATAGLCDPGYRGQITLELSNLGSAPVALTPGMRISQLTFTELKTEAERPYGSDRGSKYQDQAGPQASRIQSDDEFGGDQLERGE
- a CDS encoding YIP1 family protein, whose product is MLDTPLVAPSEYFNRTDAFSLQRAVGLALAYWLGSVAVAILWRVTGDFDLAPVTVSFVLQTLEATLLYWVVPTVVLYGLGYVIGASGEPADALTLAAWGLVPLLAGQVVSNLLLYALVLLEADSTGSPAGTDIWLFVPLTLLACGWAAYIWRGGLQADFDLDRSTATATALLAAAICAGLLLVPILPSVA
- the pth2 gene encoding peptidyl-tRNA hydrolase Pth2, which codes for MKQAIVARTDIGMGQGKLAAQVAHASLSAFEKADSQLQNQWKQSGQKKVVLKGESERQLHELAAIADSEGIPNAIVRDAGHTQLEPGTVTTLAVGPAADDRVDSVTGELSLF
- a CDS encoding GNAT family N-acetyltransferase, with amino-acid sequence MSLFPAEMESERLRYERLHPDGIDAFELYEHVRVGAPDIEEITRYVTWEPYTQPKKAFDWVEQCGDQFEAGETATYVIRPKEGERAGELAGLAGLDPDWERRLAILGVWLRKPFWGRGYSGERAGRLLELAFDRLDLEVVAVTHDPENDSSRRAIEAYVDRFGGQKEGRIRNDIIIDGEPRDSIRYSISRAEWRRNRCD
- the truD gene encoding tRNA pseudouridine(13) synthase TruD, with the protein product MRPAHPTEQAVGMAHYVSDADGVGGHLREDDEHFRVRELERFSTEPIDAPTDAYPHLVFRATLSGWDTNDFASRLSNALEMSRERVNWAGTKDKYAVTTQLFSVYGVDPEDLPDVDGAEVEVVGRAGRSLEFGDLAGNAFELVVSDLGRPENAAAIAAELHAFGGLESASSDDETSVSVGVPNFFGQQRFGSRRPVTHEVGLEIARRDWEGAVMAYLGNPTDAEPEGTQAARAFVQETRDWQEALERFPNRLRYERSMLHGVVECDGEPGPKDFRAALERVPSNLQRLFVHAAQSYAFNLMLSERLERGLPFDRPVEGDVACFADTDAPEGLELPDTDRLQRVDERRVSSVTRHCERGRAFVTAPLVGTETELADGEQGEIEHAVLDDLGLEPADFDLPGEFHSTGTRRAILVRTPLEYETDPLTLSFALPKGSYATVVLREFLKVDPVDLG